From the Acidovorax sp. NCPPB 3576 genome, the window TGGCGCTGTAGTCGGCGGCCAGCAGCTCCAATGCCGTCCGTTGGTCGAGGGCGGTGCGCTCCAGCGCGTCGCTCTGCGGCGCGGGCAGCAGCACGATGGAAACATACCCCTGGGACGGGTCGTCCCGGCCCATCAGAAACCCCGGAATGCCCTGGTCGAACAGCCGGGGCCGCGACTCGTCGCAGGTGTAGTAAAGCTGGCGCACGGACCAGGGTTTGGCTGCGTCCGGCCGCAGGGCGAGGCCGGCGTGCGAATAGCGCACCCCGAAGCGGCTCAGGTCCAGGCCCGAGCGCGAGATCAGCGCCACGCGCTGCCCCGATGCGTCCAGCACCTGCTTGACCACGGCGGCAAAGCGCAGCATGCGGTCCTGGTCCGTGGCGCTGATGGGCGCGGGGGCGTCGCACAGGCCCCAGGTGCCGGCGCGGGCCGGCGTGTCCACGCCGAGTGCCGCGAGGCCGATGGCGGCGATCCCGGTCCAGCGGGCCAGCGCCTGCCGGGGACGTGCGCCGGCAGGCAAGGCGGCGGGCGGCATCACAGGGCGAGCGGCCGGGAATCCATTTCCCCGTACCAGTCGTCGGTCAGCACCAGAAAGAAGGCTTCGCGGGTGTCGCCGCGCGCGAACTCGAAGCCATAGGGCCGCTGCCGCGCCTGCACGAGGTCGCCGGCGGCGAGCGGCTGCGC encodes:
- a CDS encoding DUF2145 domain-containing protein, whose product is MPPAALPAGARPRQALARWTGIAAIGLAALGVDTPARAGTWGLCDAPAPISATDQDRMLRFAAVVKQVLDASGQRVALISRSGLDLSRFGVRYSHAGLALRPDAAKPWSVRQLYYTCDESRPRLFDQGIPGFLMGRDDPSQGYVSIVLLPAPQSDALERTALDQRTALELLAADYSANAYPFSTRYQNCNQWVAELMASAWAPAGSADRAGSTQPSPRERAQAWLRSEGFRPEPIGLGSHGVLFAAHFAPLVHVDDHPRDDLYALQMRVSLPTSLETFVHGRLPGAERIELCHDRRKIVVRRGWQALGPGCEAGPQDDSIPLDP